The sequence GAAGCATCTCGATCTTCTTCTCCCCTGCTGCCCGTGCCGCCTTCTTCAGATCGAGTTCACGGATGACGGGGATGACGAAAACATAATACCGGTCCGTGCCGGCTGTTGCAACGAGCGTTTTAAAGACGTCCGCTTCGTCTCCCCCATCCGCCGCTGCATTGGCGTCCTCTGACAGGTCACGTTCCAGCAGCTCATGCGGGATGCCCTCGGCTTCGAGTATGCGGATGGCATTCGTTTTGATGTGCTTGTTCTTTTTCGCCATAATGCATCTCCCCTTTCTACGCCATTTAAAAAACCCGCCACTGGATGGGCGGGTTCGAAGGCTGTGCGTCATTCAGGCTGTCAGGAAGAAGGCGGGTGCCGCGACTTCATAGCCGCGCGCACGTGCCTCCGTCTGTACAGCATAGGCGGATGCTGCCTGTTCGTAAAGTTCGCGCATCACATCGGTTACGGATTGCTCTGCCGATACCGTGCCTTCCGACCGTTCTTCGAGAGCCGCCTCGGCAAGCTGAGCGGACCGGAGACGGTCTTCGAGTGCGAGCTGCGCTTCGGCTTCCATGATTTTAGCGGACGCAGCCGCAGCGAGCTGATGGTCCACTTCGGCGGGATCCGATGCGGACAGCGCTTCGCGGCGGACATTCCGCCAGCTGTCGATCGTCTCTTCCAGCGTTTCACCGAGCGGCAGGGCCACCTGCTTGAGCTGGCCGGCTCCGAGTTTACGGAACGGCTCCGCTGCCGGCAGTTCCTGGGCCGCCTGCAGATTGCGGGCCGCCTCTTCGCGTCTGGCCGCGTTGCCGCGCACATAGGCGTCATCCCGGCTGTAGGCCGCTTCGGCTTTCAGTCTGCCGGCTCGCACTTGCTGGGACACTGCCGGGCTCATCGATATGGAAACCATCCTGCTCACCTCCGTCCAAAACTTGTGTATCCAGTATACAGCAAGGCTTTTTGAGGTTCATGAGGCCAAGGAAACTTTTTCTTACTTGTCAAATAGTTTCTTCAGCGCATCCGCCATTGCTGTGTTTTCCGGTTCTTCGTGCTCCTGCTTCTTAAGATACTTCTGGACGTCGCGCTTATCGGCCTTTTTGCCTGAACTTTGGGCCCGCCGTTTTTCGAACGCCGACAGCTTTTCCCTGTAGCCGCATTTGCAGACGAAGATCTTGCCGTCGCCGTGCCCGCGCAGTTCTAATTTCTTCTTGCAGTTCGGGCAGCGGGCATTCGTCAATGTGGAGACGGTCTGGCGATGACCGCATTCACGGTCCTGGCAGACGAGCATCTTGCCGCGTTTGCCGTTCACTTCAAGCATCGGTTTTCCGCAGTCCGGACACAGTTTGCCGGTGACGTTATCGTGCTTGAACTTCTTGTCATCGGCTTTGATGTCCCGGATCGTTTTCTTCGAGAAGTCGATCATGCCTTGGATGAACTGGTCTTTCTTCAGTTTGCCGGCGGCGATCTTGGACAGGTCATTCTCCCATTCCGCCGTCAGTGCGGGCGATTTCAAGTCTTCAGGGACCAGTTCAAGCAGCTGCCGGCCCTTGGATGTAGTGTAAATGTCATTCCCTCTTTTTTCGATGACAAACATACCGAACAGCCGCTCGATGACGTCCGCCCGCGTCGCCACGGTTCCAAGTCCGCCGGTTTCACCAATTGTCTTGATGAGTTCTTTCGATTCCCCTGCCATGAACTGCGCCGGGTTCTCCATCGCAGCGAGCAGTGTCCCTTCATTGAACCGTGCGGGCGGCTTCGTTTTGCCTTCCGTGCGGTTGAACGCGCGGATCTGCAGGGTCTCGCCTTTCTTCAGTGCAGGCAGAGCATCGGTGTCCGCTTCTTCTTCATCGGATGAATAGACGGCTTTCCAGCCTTCATC comes from Sporosarcina trichiuri and encodes:
- the ybaK gene encoding Cys-tRNA(Pro) deacylase translates to MAKKNKHIKTNAIRILEAEGIPHELLERDLSEDANAAADGGDEADVFKTLVATAGTDRYYVFVIPVIRELDLKKAARAAGEKKIEMLPLKQLTAVTGYVRGGCSAIGMKKQLPVFLDESAAAKPAIYASAGKPGFQMKLKPEDYARATGAPFVELCK